AATGGATGAAGATAAAGCTGAATCCGTACTGCAACAGACCAGCTATAACGTGAAGCAAGCCATCGTCATGATTCTTGCGGAAGTTGATCAAGCTCAAGCTCAAGCTTTAATTGAGGCAGCGGATGGTTTCGTAGGCAAAGCTGTTAAACTAGCTTCTACAAAGTAGGGGAAGAAGGGTGATCATGATGTATCGCGCGTTTCAAAGCGGGGATGAAAATGGGATTGTCGGATTATGGAATGATGTATTGATTCACGACCCGATTCATAAAGATCGTTTTAGGACACAAGTATTGCTCGATGCGAACTTCGATCCTGCAGGCCTGATCGTTGCTATTGATGGAGAGCGGATTGTAGGAGCAATCATGGCTATTACACGAAAGCTGCCGATGATCGGAACTGAACTTGAACCTGATACAGGATGGATCACCTTTTTCATGGTGCATCCCGATGTCGGAAGGCAAGGGATTGGCCACGGACTTATGGAAAGGGCTTGTGATTACATCCGGAGTCAAGGAGCGGAGAAAGTGTTCTTCTCTTCTTACGCACCGAATTATTTCCTTCCAGGAATCGACGAAGCAGCCTATCCAGCCGGTTTCGAATTCCTCCAGAAAGAAGGGTTTAAGCGTGCTTATTCACCGGTAGCCATGCATCGGACGTTGACAGATTATGTATATCCTGAAGCCGTCAAGGCAGTGAAAGCGGAGCGTGAGCAGGAAGGATACGTATTTGAAACCGTTCAAGACGGCGATTTACCTGCTGTTATCACTTTCGCCAATACAGTTTTCAATCCTGATTGGGGCCGTGCGATTCGCGAAGGTTTATTGCAAGGGATTGATCCTTCCCAAATTCTCATTGCTAAAAAGCAAGGAAAAGTCGTCGGTTTCGCGATGTACAGCGGCTATGAAGGGATTCGGGAACGTTTCGGGCCTTTTGGTGTGGATGATAACGAGCAAGGAAAAGGGCTTGGAAAGATTTTATTGCACGAGGCCCTTTATTCAATGAAACAGAGGACGATCCAAGGGGCATGGTTCCTCTGGACGAGTGAAAAGAGTTTAGCGGGACATTTGTATTTGAAAAATGGATTCAAGACATACCGGACATTTCACGTGATGGTGAAGGACTTGGCGGAATGAAGAAAAAGGAGGGATGGAAATGGCAATTGCAAGTGGCGGCTTAGTGCTGCTGAAAGAAATGAGGCATGCGCTCCCTCCTTCGGAACAGAAAATTGCTGACTATATTTTAGCGAACCCGGAAGATATCGTAACGATGACCGTTTCTGAACTCGGGGAAGTGAGTCAAACGAGCGGTGCTGCTGTTACGAGGCTATGCAAATCACTGCAATTGAAAGGCTTCCAGGAATTGAAATTACGGATCAATGGCGACCTTGGACGGAAACTGGAAATTACAACAAGGGATATTCAGCCGAATGAACC
The sequence above is drawn from the Sporosarcina luteola genome and encodes:
- a CDS encoding GNAT family N-acetyltransferase; this encodes MMYRAFQSGDENGIVGLWNDVLIHDPIHKDRFRTQVLLDANFDPAGLIVAIDGERIVGAIMAITRKLPMIGTELEPDTGWITFFMVHPDVGRQGIGHGLMERACDYIRSQGAEKVFFSSYAPNYFLPGIDEAAYPAGFEFLQKEGFKRAYSPVAMHRTLTDYVYPEAVKAVKAEREQEGYVFETVQDGDLPAVITFANTVFNPDWGRAIREGLLQGIDPSQILIAKKQGKVVGFAMYSGYEGIRERFGPFGVDDNEQGKGLGKILLHEALYSMKQRTIQGAWFLWTSEKSLAGHLYLKNGFKTYRTFHVMVKDLAE